One Luteolibacter rhizosphaerae DNA segment encodes these proteins:
- a CDS encoding family 1 glycosylhydrolase translates to MPFPPGFLFGTANADHQVEAHDPEHEDVWDLWERCQGLTPRGRGTDFWNRYEEDIAAAAGMGCKLFRFSIAWARVESSVGVFDPQALAHYRRVAECIRSHGMKVMVTLHHFVWPVWLERDHGGMIGEEFPDLFARYAARVAESLGDLVDWWISFNEPSQLTFGYIMPWWQNRYYMPPGLPRGTVVEAEAEAVGKLIPNLFRAHAWARMAIRARRADAKVGVNPLVTGFPTWLQMLMDWGACHRGLQEAVFKFTTSGALVSERGEVDIVIGGVTEGDQTRYEFSDPYLRTGKAVLVLEGYQGEGIASLVSKDVGVIGVGNQPDSWRRDLPEGARKKIFPNYDEARRALAEGKVAAVYGDAFFLLPSELKGGERFRFLATGLSDEHYVVVAPHGHARLVESVNKAVAAFQHELAGICEVPWVSRPEVVAKEIHRPLSLHELFAGGDSLPESMSGTRGMRRIKRRGKIRIGVRTDAPGVSSSCEEEGLEVRLARLIAKEVLGDEAKLDLVPLEPCERLEVLESKSSWLNWAWRFWGTTSIIANANWWYLGTSGRLPEELCPEEAVGAQDFVGLDYYWGLPTWRLHRFRLLEEAAHGRFLRAPVWPQGLFHALQRFHRWFPEQEILIVENGCVPSADAMTRGQYIKAHLAQVERAIAKGVPVKAYNYWSITSNREWGHAFDPNTDFGLYFVDLDRDPELKRQATEEVELLKSIIPK, encoded by the coding sequence GCTACGAGGAAGACATCGCCGCGGCGGCGGGGATGGGCTGCAAGCTGTTCCGCTTCTCCATCGCATGGGCCCGCGTGGAAAGCTCCGTGGGGGTCTTCGATCCCCAAGCACTGGCGCATTATCGGCGGGTGGCGGAGTGCATCCGCAGCCATGGAATGAAGGTGATGGTCACCCTGCACCATTTCGTATGGCCGGTGTGGCTGGAGCGGGATCACGGCGGAATGATTGGGGAGGAGTTTCCGGACCTCTTCGCGCGCTACGCAGCGCGGGTTGCGGAATCGCTCGGCGATCTGGTGGACTGGTGGATCAGCTTCAACGAGCCGAGCCAGTTGACCTTCGGTTACATCATGCCGTGGTGGCAGAATCGATACTACATGCCGCCGGGACTGCCGCGCGGGACGGTGGTGGAGGCCGAGGCCGAGGCGGTGGGAAAATTGATCCCGAATCTGTTCCGGGCGCATGCGTGGGCGCGGATGGCGATCCGGGCGCGGAGAGCGGATGCGAAGGTAGGGGTGAACCCGCTGGTGACGGGATTCCCGACTTGGCTGCAGATGCTGATGGACTGGGGTGCATGTCACCGGGGCCTACAGGAAGCGGTCTTCAAATTCACGACGAGCGGAGCGCTGGTGAGCGAGCGGGGCGAGGTGGATATCGTGATCGGCGGGGTGACGGAGGGCGACCAGACGCGTTATGAATTCAGCGACCCCTACCTGCGCACCGGGAAGGCGGTGCTGGTATTGGAGGGGTATCAGGGGGAAGGCATCGCTTCCTTGGTGAGCAAAGACGTGGGAGTGATCGGAGTGGGCAACCAGCCGGATTCGTGGCGGCGGGATCTGCCGGAAGGAGCGCGGAAGAAGATTTTCCCTAACTACGACGAGGCGCGCCGGGCACTGGCGGAGGGGAAGGTGGCGGCGGTGTATGGCGATGCGTTTTTCCTGCTGCCCTCCGAGCTGAAAGGGGGCGAGCGCTTCCGTTTTCTGGCGACCGGCCTGAGCGACGAGCACTATGTGGTGGTAGCCCCGCACGGGCATGCGCGATTGGTCGAGAGCGTCAACAAAGCGGTGGCGGCTTTCCAGCACGAGCTGGCAGGGATCTGCGAGGTTCCTTGGGTATCGCGGCCCGAGGTGGTGGCGAAAGAGATCCACCGGCCGCTGTCCTTGCACGAGCTTTTTGCGGGTGGTGACAGCCTGCCGGAGAGCATGTCGGGCACGCGGGGGATGCGGCGGATCAAACGGCGCGGGAAGATCCGGATCGGGGTGCGCACGGATGCGCCCGGGGTGTCATCCTCATGCGAGGAGGAGGGTCTGGAGGTGAGGCTGGCACGCCTGATCGCGAAGGAAGTGTTAGGCGACGAGGCGAAGCTCGACCTGGTGCCGCTGGAGCCTTGCGAACGGCTCGAGGTGCTGGAATCGAAATCGAGCTGGCTGAACTGGGCGTGGCGCTTCTGGGGCACCACCAGCATCATCGCGAACGCGAACTGGTGGTATCTGGGGACTTCAGGACGGCTGCCGGAAGAGCTTTGCCCCGAGGAAGCGGTGGGCGCGCAGGACTTCGTGGGGCTGGACTACTACTGGGGTCTGCCGACCTGGCGGCTGCACCGCTTCCGGCTGTTAGAAGAAGCGGCACACGGCCGGTTCCTGCGCGCACCGGTGTGGCCGCAGGGACTCTTCCATGCGCTGCAGCGTTTCCACCGCTGGTTTCCGGAACAGGAGATCCTGATCGTGGAGAACGGCTGCGTGCCCTCCGCGGACGCGATGACGCGGGGTCAGTACATCAAGGCGCACCTCGCGCAGGTCGAACGGGCGATTGCCAAGGGAGTCCCGGTGAAGGCCTACAACTACTGGTCGATCACCTCGAACCGGGAGTGGGGTCATGCCTTCGATCCGAATACGGACTTCGGGCTCTACTTCGTGGATCTCGATCGCGATCCCGAACTGAAGCGCCAAGCGACGGAGGAAGTGGAGCTGTTGAAATCGATCATTCCGAAGTAG